The following is a genomic window from Verrucosispora sp. WMMD573.
TGCCCAGCCGGACAGGTGAGTTCCGGTGTCGTAGAGCAACTCCCGGATCTGCCAGCCCTGTGCGACGGCCATCGTGATCGGGCGTACGCCCTGCACGAGGAACTCGCCGCGTCGCTGCCGCTTAGTCCGATTGCCGAGGAGAGCTCTCCACTGCTGGAACCGCGCGTTGCGGCCACTCACTCGCAGCACCACTGCCAACCTCGCCGCCCTCGACATTGTCCACCCATGTCTACGCCACACTTGCACCGGCGGGTCCCCGTCTGGCCCCAGACTCAACCACCTCGCCCGGACCTGGTTCGGCCCGGCATCTCACCACGCACGACGGCCGCGCGTCGGATCGTGGCCGCAAGGTCGGACACGCCGGTCTCCGCCAAATTGGCGTGGTCCCTGCTCGCGCGGCCGGTCTGGTGGGAGCGATACCAGCGGGGCGAGAATCCGCACCGTCCGATCGCTACACTTCCCACCACGGTCCGCCGCCGCCACAGAACCGGCGCGGCGATCAGATTCGGATGGAGATGGCATTGACCCGCGACGAGGCCGCACCCGCCGGAATCGACCTCACCGTGCCCAGCGTGGCTCGGGTATACGACTACTTCCTCGGCGGCAAGGACAACTTCGAAGTCGACCGGAAAGTCGCCGAACACGCCCTACGAATCACCCCCGACGGCCCCGCCGCCGGCCAAGCGAACCGAGCCTTCCTCCGCCGGGTGATCCGATTCCTCGCCACCAACGCCGGCATCGACCAGTTCCTCGACCTCGGATCAGGGCTACCCACCCAAGGCAACGTCCACGAAGTCGCCGCCGAACACAACCCGAACGCCCGCGTGGTCTACGTGGACAACGACCCGATCGTCCTGACCCACGGACGGGCGCTACTCGCCTCCGAAGGCCGCGCCACAGTGATCCAGGCCGACATCCGGCAAACCCAGAACATCCTCAGCCACCCCGACGTCCACCAATTCCTCGACTTCAACCGACCCATCGGGCTGCTACTCTTCGCGATCCTGCACCACCTCGGCGACCACGAACAACCACAAGCCGTGTCAGCCGAACTGATCGACGCACTACCACCACGCAGCTACGTGGCCATCTCACACTTCCGCGACCCCGGCGAACGCGACCCCGAAGGCTCCCGCAAAGCCCGCGAAGTCGAACGCGTCTTCAACGAATCACTCGGCACCGGCCGCTGGCGCACCGACGAAGAAATCCTCTCCTTCACCAACGGACTGACGCTGCTGGAGCCGGGGCTGGTGCCGCTGGCCGAATGGCGTCCGGATCCGGACACGCCCGCGCCGAAGCAGACCGACACCTACCACACCTTCGTCGGACTACTCGCCCACAAACCGTAGACGCGGCTGGACGAGGTAGCCGTCCGCCGTCCCAGCCTCTCCTGTTGGTGATCAACGGATCTACTCGGGGGAGTGATCTCCGTCGGCATCCGGCTCGCGGTGGTGGAGCCCCGTATCGTGGCCGCCGGTCTCTTCGCCGGGAGTTT
Proteins encoded in this region:
- a CDS encoding SAM-dependent methyltransferase; its protein translation is MEMALTRDEAAPAGIDLTVPSVARVYDYFLGGKDNFEVDRKVAEHALRITPDGPAAGQANRAFLRRVIRFLATNAGIDQFLDLGSGLPTQGNVHEVAAEHNPNARVVYVDNDPIVLTHGRALLASEGRATVIQADIRQTQNILSHPDVHQFLDFNRPIGLLLFAILHHLGDHEQPQAVSAELIDALPPRSYVAISHFRDPGERDPEGSRKAREVERVFNESLGTGRWRTDEEILSFTNGLTLLEPGLVPLAEWRPDPDTPAPKQTDTYHTFVGLLAHKP